The following coding sequences are from one Mesorhizobium onobrychidis window:
- a CDS encoding CHASE2 domain-containing protein has product MLLAFHFAFDGPLSRLRERTYDLYQSLAPRHATSNPVVIVSIDDASLKAYGRWPWNRGLLADLVDGITESGAAVIGLALVLPEADTSPDGIAGDKRLARALAKHRTMLAVSLGNEATVSEAEPKAGWSIVGQVPETLPGFTGLTGSLADFSSAAAGLGVIRTLPDPDGVLRHVPLLWLRNTDQGVQLWPSFAVELLRLYAGENSFVARMNAAGFDALRMSGSIVPLEPQGSIRLWETDTNTPRISAGNVLSGHGDPLLRNAIAIIDLSAVGLTQYLPSPTRSARPGVDIHADAIGQMLAGRYLVEPAQARMLERLWFVLSGIVFIGLSGVLAERVVLGAFALALLAATPFVFGALEYSLQGVLYDPLQPAIATILVAGFEGYALYRRAEQRRSTLTRQFSQFLSPSVVQRLANSDTEAILSGEKREITILLSDIRGFTTMSEQLDAQEIGKVVNHFLGVATDEILKRDGTIDKFMGDAVLAFWNAPLDQPDHRERALEAGLALIERVKRENAAFTARGHPPIEIGVAIETGICSVGNFGSERRFDYTAIGSPVNRTARLESTTKKLRIPLVLGPGFAQGASMPVVQAGAFELQGFKGEVPVFTVPEIHPSSQSGEVV; this is encoded by the coding sequence TTGCTGCTCGCTTTCCATTTTGCTTTCGACGGGCCGCTGTCGCGCCTGCGCGAGCGCACGTACGACCTCTACCAGTCCCTCGCCCCGCGCCACGCGACGAGCAATCCTGTTGTGATTGTCTCGATAGACGACGCGAGCCTTAAGGCATATGGGCGATGGCCTTGGAATCGTGGCCTTTTGGCCGATCTGGTCGATGGTATCACCGAGTCTGGTGCCGCCGTGATCGGGCTTGCGCTGGTGCTGCCCGAGGCTGACACCTCTCCTGATGGCATCGCTGGAGACAAGCGCCTCGCCCGGGCACTGGCGAAACATCGAACCATGCTCGCCGTCAGCCTGGGCAATGAGGCAACGGTTTCAGAAGCAGAGCCCAAAGCCGGCTGGTCGATCGTAGGGCAAGTACCCGAGACGCTTCCTGGCTTCACCGGTCTGACGGGCTCGCTTGCGGATTTCTCGAGCGCCGCTGCAGGCCTTGGGGTAATTCGCACTTTGCCCGATCCCGACGGCGTATTGCGCCATGTGCCGCTGCTCTGGCTTCGAAATACGGATCAAGGCGTGCAGCTCTGGCCTTCCTTCGCGGTGGAACTCCTACGCCTCTACGCCGGAGAGAACAGCTTCGTAGCCCGAATGAATGCCGCCGGGTTTGACGCACTCAGGATGTCCGGCAGCATTGTGCCGCTCGAGCCGCAGGGTAGCATCCGCCTCTGGGAAACCGACACCAATACGCCGCGCATATCTGCCGGCAATGTCCTTTCGGGCCACGGCGATCCTCTGCTGCGGAATGCCATCGCGATTATTGATCTGTCGGCTGTGGGATTGACCCAGTATTTGCCCAGCCCGACGCGTTCGGCGCGACCAGGCGTCGACATCCACGCAGATGCAATCGGCCAGATGCTTGCCGGGCGCTATCTTGTAGAGCCTGCGCAAGCGCGAATGCTCGAGCGGCTCTGGTTTGTCCTCAGTGGCATCGTTTTCATCGGGCTTTCTGGAGTGCTCGCCGAGCGGGTCGTGCTTGGCGCATTCGCTCTGGCGCTCCTGGCTGCCACGCCCTTCGTGTTTGGCGCTCTCGAATACAGCCTGCAGGGTGTGCTCTATGACCCACTGCAGCCGGCGATTGCAACGATCCTCGTAGCTGGCTTCGAAGGCTATGCCCTCTACAGGCGCGCCGAGCAGCGCCGGTCCACCCTGACCCGGCAGTTTTCGCAATTTCTGTCGCCCTCCGTGGTGCAACGCCTCGCAAATTCGGATACCGAAGCGATCCTGTCCGGAGAGAAGCGCGAGATCACAATCCTGCTGAGTGATATACGCGGCTTCACGACGATGAGCGAACAACTCGATGCCCAAGAAATCGGAAAGGTGGTAAACCACTTCCTCGGCGTTGCGACCGATGAGATACTCAAGCGCGATGGGACCATCGATAAGTTCATGGGCGATGCCGTGCTAGCTTTCTGGAACGCGCCGCTTGATCAGCCAGATCATCGCGAGCGCGCGCTCGAAGCGGGGCTCGCCCTGATCGAACGGGTGAAGCGCGAAAACGCCGCGTTCACCGCGCGCGGGCACCCCCCTATCGAAATTGGCGTCGCCATCGAGACGGGCATCTGCTCGGTAGGGAATTTCGGCTCCGAACGGCGCTTCGATTACACCGCGATCGGCTCGCCGGTGAACCGCACGGCACGGCTCGAGTCAACGACCAAAAAGCTGAGGATCCCCCTGGTGCTTGGTCCCGGATTTGCCCAAGGAGCATCGATGCCGGTTGTCCAGGCGGGCGCCTTTGAACTCCAAGGCTTCAAGGGCGAGGTGCCGGTTTTCACCGTTCCGGAGATACACCCCTCGTCGCAATCTGGTGAGGTCGTGTGA
- a CDS encoding LysR family transcriptional regulator, which yields MDKLSGFQDNRIMDPLDGIAAFARVVDSGSFSAAADRLGLSKSAVSAHVQRLEERLGIRLLNRTTRRLSMTEAGAAYYRHCARILAEAEAAEQEVSALQRDPRGTIRISAPDSFGWMHVAPAVPEFLRRYPELSVDIALSPAHVSLVDEGLDLAIRIGVLQDSPLVVRKLAPSRLVACAAPAYLNKHGMPREPGDLAKHNCLCTSLLPWGDEWRLAGKIGEVRVTIGGSFRSNNAEMLRVAALDGIGIALLPTWAVAEPLRTGALRRVLDGWEPPASPIYAVYPSNRLMSMKVRAFVDHLARCIGRTPYWDEGL from the coding sequence ATGGACAAGCTGTCCGGATTTCAGGACAATCGAATTATGGACCCGCTCGACGGCATCGCGGCGTTCGCTCGCGTCGTGGACAGCGGCAGCTTCTCGGCTGCGGCAGATCGGCTCGGACTCTCCAAATCCGCCGTCAGCGCCCATGTGCAGCGGCTCGAAGAGCGCCTGGGGATTCGCCTCCTCAACCGGACCACGCGCCGACTCTCGATGACCGAAGCGGGCGCAGCCTACTACCGCCACTGTGCGCGGATTCTCGCCGAAGCTGAAGCGGCGGAACAAGAAGTGAGCGCGTTGCAGCGCGACCCGCGCGGCACGATTCGCATTTCAGCGCCCGACAGCTTCGGCTGGATGCATGTGGCGCCGGCCGTGCCGGAGTTCCTGAGGCGCTATCCGGAACTTTCCGTCGATATTGCTTTGAGCCCGGCGCATGTGAGTCTGGTCGATGAGGGGCTCGATCTGGCGATCCGCATCGGCGTGCTCCAGGATTCGCCGCTTGTCGTGCGCAAGCTCGCGCCATCCCGGCTCGTCGCCTGTGCTGCGCCCGCCTATCTCAACAAGCATGGAATGCCGCGCGAGCCGGGCGACCTTGCCAAGCACAACTGCCTCTGCACAAGCCTCCTGCCTTGGGGTGATGAATGGCGCCTTGCCGGCAAAATTGGCGAGGTGCGGGTGACCATCGGCGGCAGCTTCCGCAGCAACAATGCGGAGATGCTGCGCGTTGCGGCGCTCGACGGCATCGGCATTGCCCTATTGCCCACGTGGGCGGTAGCGGAGCCACTGCGCACCGGCGCGCTGCGACGCGTGCTTGATGGCTGGGAGCCTCCAGCCAGCCCGATTTATGCCGTCTATCCCAGTAACAGGCTCATGTCGATGAAGGTCCGTGCCTTCGTCGACCACCTTGCGCGATGCATCGGGCGCACGCCGTATTGGGACGAAGGCCTTTGA
- a CDS encoding arginase family protein yields MPTRPYAILEAPSSLGLATDGVEALPGRLLELGLAERIHARRAGRLAVPPKDPKPDPATLTLNANAIAAWSPKLADAVGEVLDAGEFPVVLGGDCTILLGPMLALRRRGRYGLCFIDGHADFFQPEAEPNSEGASMDLAFVTGYGPALLTDLEGRRPLVRSEDAVAFAFRDHEDQAEFGSQPLPAELMAYDLHAIRRLGVEAAAGAAVGHLARTELDGFFIHLDADCLDDAIMPAVDFRVPGGLSWDELSAALRIILASGKAVGLEVAIYNPRLDEDGSAGRGLADVLAAALGTAAPA; encoded by the coding sequence ATGCCGACCCGCCCCTATGCCATCCTTGAAGCGCCGTCCTCGCTGGGTCTGGCGACCGACGGCGTTGAAGCCTTGCCCGGTCGGCTGCTGGAACTGGGCCTCGCCGAACGCATCCATGCGCGCCGCGCCGGGCGGCTGGCCGTCCCGCCGAAGGACCCGAAGCCCGACCCTGCCACCCTGACGCTGAATGCCAACGCGATCGCGGCCTGGTCGCCCAAGCTCGCCGACGCCGTGGGGGAGGTGCTGGATGCTGGGGAATTCCCGGTGGTGCTGGGCGGCGACTGTACGATCTTGCTGGGTCCGATGCTCGCGCTGCGCCGGCGCGGTCGCTACGGCCTGTGCTTTATCGACGGCCACGCCGACTTCTTCCAGCCCGAGGCCGAGCCCAACAGCGAAGGCGCGTCCATGGACCTGGCCTTCGTCACCGGCTACGGGCCGGCGCTGCTGACCGACCTGGAGGGCCGCCGTCCATTGGTGCGCTCCGAGGACGCTGTCGCCTTCGCGTTTCGCGACCACGAGGACCAGGCCGAATTCGGCAGCCAGCCTTTGCCAGCGGAACTCATGGCCTACGATCTCCACGCCATCCGCCGCCTGGGCGTCGAAGCCGCCGCCGGGGCGGCCGTTGGCCACCTGGCGCGGACGGAACTCGACGGCTTCTTCATCCATCTCGACGCCGATTGTCTCGACGATGCGATCATGCCGGCGGTCGATTTCCGCGTGCCGGGCGGATTGTCATGGGACGAACTTTCGGCGGCGCTGCGGATCATCCTGGCGAGCGGAAAGGCGGTCGGGCTCGAGGTCGCCATCTACAATCCGCGCCTCGACGAGGACGGCAGCGCCGGCCGTGGCCTTGCTGATGTCCTGGCCGCAGCCCTCGGCACAGCCGCGCCTGCTTAG
- a CDS encoding FecR family protein: protein MRTLYRQIATCIACLAFAAPSAAETVGSMTAYQTNIFRNGGEAMSVGAGVALGDQLRSNTTGLGMLVFQDESSAKIGPNTSLTIDEFVYNPGSRSGKIGIGMNSGLARFYGGQVSKGGDMQVATPHMVLGARGGIIEVLVMAGQTVGILRAGRMTCMMNGQRLVITNPGHACTSNNGKLLTGYGGIDAFPILDSIDRIAGTGLPGEPGPGLNVSAICASALGSSLKACKSADGALPGLVMEFPDSLTPPVGSGVDEDDDCFPDCR from the coding sequence ATGAGGACCCTATATCGTCAGATCGCCACTTGTATCGCCTGCCTTGCCTTTGCGGCACCATCTGCCGCTGAAACGGTCGGGTCCATGACGGCCTATCAGACCAACATCTTCCGCAATGGCGGCGAGGCGATGAGCGTCGGCGCTGGCGTCGCACTCGGCGACCAACTGCGCAGCAATACCACCGGTCTCGGAATGCTCGTGTTCCAGGACGAGTCGAGCGCCAAGATTGGTCCGAACACCAGCCTGACGATCGATGAATTCGTCTACAATCCGGGCTCCCGGTCAGGAAAGATCGGCATCGGGATGAACAGCGGCCTGGCGCGTTTCTACGGCGGCCAGGTTTCGAAAGGCGGCGACATGCAGGTTGCGACGCCGCACATGGTGCTCGGGGCCAGAGGCGGCATCATCGAAGTGCTTGTGATGGCTGGTCAGACCGTCGGCATACTGCGCGCCGGCCGCATGACCTGCATGATGAATGGCCAAAGGCTCGTGATCACAAACCCGGGCCACGCCTGCACGTCGAACAATGGCAAACTGCTGACCGGCTATGGTGGTATCGACGCCTTCCCGATATTGGACAGCATCGATCGGATAGCCGGCACCGGCCTTCCTGGCGAGCCGGGTCCGGGGCTGAACGTAAGCGCGATTTGTGCGTCAGCACTCGGCAGCTCGCTCAAAGCCTGCAAGTCCGCCGACGGCGCATTGCCAGGATTGGTCATGGAGTTCCCTGACAGCCTAACGCCCCCTGTAGGCAGCGGGGTGGATGAGGATGATGACTGCTTTCCCGACTGCCGGTAA
- a CDS encoding proline iminopeptidase-family hydrolase: MTAHSTTEGFSDYRDYRTWYRVIGDLNSGKLPLVVAHGGPGCTHDYVDSFKELADTGRAVIHYDQIGNGKSTHLPDKGGDFWTVDFFLGELDALLAHIGIAERYALLGQSWGGILSAEHAVRRPAGLKALILANSLASMALWVEGALQLRAGLPADVQSALDRHEAAGTTDHPDYVAATKAFYDRHVCRVLPTPPEVARTFAAIDADPTVYHTMNGPNEFHVIGTMRNWTIVERLHLIEAPTLAFRGFYDEATEACVQPFLDHIPDVEGMVFPNSSHMPHVEEKDDCLAAVGRFVAKYD; the protein is encoded by the coding sequence GTGACGGCACATTCGACCACCGAAGGATTTAGCGACTACAGGGATTACCGCACCTGGTATCGCGTAATCGGAGATCTCAACTCGGGCAAGTTGCCTTTGGTCGTCGCTCACGGCGGGCCGGGTTGTACCCATGACTATGTTGATTCATTCAAGGAGCTTGCCGATACCGGGCGGGCCGTCATCCACTACGATCAGATCGGCAACGGCAAATCGACCCATCTCCCCGACAAGGGCGGCGACTTCTGGACCGTCGATTTCTTTCTGGGCGAACTCGATGCGCTGCTCGCCCATATCGGCATTGCCGAGCGGTACGCCCTGCTCGGCCAGTCCTGGGGCGGCATACTGTCCGCCGAACATGCCGTGCGACGCCCCGCCGGGCTCAAGGCATTGATCCTGGCCAATTCGCTGGCCTCGATGGCGCTATGGGTGGAAGGCGCGCTGCAATTGCGCGCCGGGCTGCCGGCCGATGTACAAAGTGCGCTCGACCGGCACGAGGCAGCCGGAACCACCGATCACCCGGACTATGTTGCGGCAACCAAAGCCTTCTACGACCGCCACGTCTGCCGTGTCCTTCCGACGCCGCCGGAAGTCGCCCGGACATTCGCGGCAATCGACGCGGATCCGACAGTTTATCACACCATGAACGGACCCAATGAATTCCACGTGATCGGCACCATGCGGAACTGGACCATTGTCGAGCGCCTGCATCTGATCGAGGCGCCAACCCTGGCGTTCCGCGGATTTTACGACGAAGCGACCGAGGCCTGCGTCCAGCCCTTTCTCGATCATATTCCCGACGTCGAAGGCATGGTCTTCCCGAATTCCAGCCATATGCCGCATGTCGAGGAGAAGGACGACTGCCTCGCCGCCGTCGGACGCTTTGTGGCCAAATACGATTGA
- a CDS encoding alpha/beta hydrolase yields the protein MTSIATGSVADRGRATYDLGATAIFASKSDSRFHYCLYVPPAVGEGAQVDLLVAVHGTGRTSFLGFRDAFAEFGRWNDCAILCPVFPMGVLGDDARSGYKYMIEGDIRYDQVLLAIIEEVVAKYRQDWTRFAMFGFSGGGHFTHRFAILHPDRLWAASIGAPGSVTLLDPTRDWWVGIRDLLEKFGISFDAAALAKVPVQMIVGDADLETWEITHIQGSTYWMPGANDAGRTRPERLRTLCRSFEEAGVRVRFDLLPGVAHERDAVLDLVKDFLARVLKERRNASR from the coding sequence TTGACGAGCATTGCCACGGGGTCCGTCGCGGATCGCGGTCGCGCTACATACGATCTTGGCGCGACCGCCATCTTTGCTTCCAAATCAGACTCACGCTTCCATTATTGTCTGTATGTACCGCCCGCGGTTGGGGAAGGCGCCCAAGTCGACCTGCTGGTGGCCGTCCACGGCACTGGCCGCACCTCGTTCCTGGGTTTCCGCGACGCGTTCGCCGAGTTCGGACGCTGGAACGACTGCGCCATCTTGTGCCCGGTGTTTCCAATGGGCGTTCTCGGCGACGATGCCCGCAGCGGATACAAATATATGATCGAGGGCGACATCCGCTACGATCAGGTGCTGCTCGCCATAATCGAGGAAGTCGTGGCGAAATACCGTCAGGACTGGACCCGCTTCGCCATGTTCGGATTTTCCGGCGGCGGGCACTTCACCCACCGCTTCGCCATCCTCCATCCCGACAGGCTATGGGCGGCGTCGATCGGCGCGCCGGGCTCCGTGACCTTGCTCGATCCGACGCGTGATTGGTGGGTGGGCATTCGCGACCTGCTGGAGAAGTTCGGCATCAGCTTCGATGCCGCCGCGCTGGCAAAAGTACCTGTCCAGATGATCGTCGGCGATGCCGACCTGGAGACTTGGGAAATCACGCATATCCAGGGCAGCACCTATTGGATGCCGGGCGCTAACGATGCCGGGCGAACGCGGCCGGAACGCCTCAGGACGTTGTGTCGATCGTTCGAGGAAGCAGGTGTGCGCGTGCGCTTTGATTTGCTGCCCGGGGTAGCCCACGAACGCGACGCGGTTCTCGATCTGGTCAAGGATTTCCTGGCCCGAGTGCTCAAGGAACGACGGAACGCATCAAGATGA
- a CDS encoding alpha/beta fold hydrolase: protein MHAPALVTGLIIQNANAHTSGFGRQWADTIAYWSKPTAENEAAATAHLTWEGTRYQYVGGLPADIAKSIAAENWDEDWRVMSLPGRLEAQRALLADYGNYVRRFAEIQGYLQTYQPPALMVWGRHDPFFELAETMSWIEALPRMDAHILDAGHLLLETRAETAAHLILDFINREKGRSR, encoded by the coding sequence ATGCATGCGCCCGCGCTGGTGACGGGTCTGATCATCCAGAATGCCAACGCTCATACCAGCGGGTTCGGCCGCCAATGGGCAGACACCATCGCCTATTGGTCGAAGCCCACCGCGGAGAATGAGGCCGCCGCCACCGCTCATCTGACCTGGGAAGGGACACGGTATCAGTATGTCGGGGGCCTGCCCGCCGATATCGCAAAGTCCATCGCTGCCGAAAACTGGGATGAGGACTGGCGCGTGATGAGCCTACCGGGACGGCTCGAGGCACAACGTGCCCTCCTGGCGGACTATGGAAACTATGTGCGCCGCTTCGCAGAGATCCAGGGCTATCTGCAAACCTACCAGCCGCCTGCACTGATGGTGTGGGGTCGCCATGACCCCTTCTTCGAACTCGCCGAAACCATGAGTTGGATCGAGGCGCTTCCCCGGATGGACGCCCATATCCTCGACGCCGGTCATCTCCTGCTCGAAACCCGTGCGGAAACGGCAGCTCACCTGATCCTTGATTTCATCAACAGGGAAAAGGGCCGGTCCAGGTGA
- a CDS encoding cupin domain-containing protein has translation MGVRVPPGAGVPPHTHGREDEAFYVLSGELVIEFEGDSAPHRVAPGGFFFGARGRRRAIRNVGDKPARVLVLCAPSCGLDQMFAEFDAATAAGMPEMGKLVAIAAKYGVTIEAPAA, from the coding sequence TTGGGAGTCCGGGTTCCGCCGGGCGCGGGAGTACCGCCGCACACCCATGGTCGTGAGGATGAAGCCTTCTATGTGCTGAGCGGCGAACTCGTTATCGAATTCGAGGGCGACTCTGCGCCCCATCGCGTTGCGCCCGGCGGCTTCTTCTTCGGCGCACGTGGCCGGCGCCGTGCCATCCGCAATGTCGGCGACAAGCCGGCTCGCGTGCTCGTCCTTTGCGCGCCGAGTTGCGGCCTTGATCAGATGTTTGCAGAATTTGATGCCGCGACCGCTGCCGGCATGCCGGAAATGGGAAAGCTCGTGGCCATCGCCGCCAAATACGGAGTCACCATCGAGGCACCGGCTGCCTGA